In Brassica rapa cultivar Chiifu-401-42 chromosome A06, CAAS_Brap_v3.01, whole genome shotgun sequence, a single window of DNA contains:
- the LOC103871953 gene encoding heterogeneous nuclear ribonucleoprotein 87F has translation MNQENAGYGDNQKLLHQGSGTIPALADEELMGEDDDYDDLYSDVNVGESFFQAHNQPQAPAQVGGSIQAQNSNVSEPRMAVVSGGGVEGKYGNGISGPETRSDTYPQGSSFGPKGMNVDVQSNQPNKVNPQGSTSIVLNTHSFSGNAVNVPEPPPVHNAYGGAPQGAQQIPVSQTSVNPSAMVNRSPTQPFVVDNGNTMLFVGELHWWTTDAEIESVLSQYGRVKEIKFFDERVSGKSKGYCQVEFYDSAAAAACKEGMNGFVFNGKACVVAFASPETLKQMGANFTGRNQGQNQMQNRRPLNEGMGRGNNNNNNNNNMNTQNGDGGRNFGRGGGFARGGQGMGNRGGHWGGAARGRGMNNMANGAGAGPYGGPGLAGPAFGGMMHPQGMMGAGGFDPTFMGRGGGYGGFPGLAYPGMPQPYPGVNPMGMVGIAPHVNPAFFGGAGMGTMGNAGMNGVHAGGMWNEASGGGGGGEEGGSEYGGYEDENQEKEEKPSREKERSTTERDWSESSGGDRRHKSHREEKDSHREYKHRDSEEYDRGQSSSKSRSRSRMSEDDHRSRSRDADYGKRRRGD, from the coding sequence ATGAATCAAGAAAACGCTGGTTATGGAGATAATCAGAAGCTACTTCACCAGGGAAGCGGGACTATTCCTGCTCTTGCTGATGAAGAGCTCATGGGGGAAGATGATGACTATGATGATCTCTATAGCGATGTTAATGTTGGTGAGAGCTTCTTCCAAGCTCATAATCAACCTCAAGCACCAGCTCAAGTCGGTGGAAGTATTCAAGCTCAGAATAGTAATGTTTCTGAACCGAGAATGGCAGTTGTATCTGGAGGTGGAGTTGAAGGGAAGTATGGTAATGGGATCAGTGGACCTGAGACAAGATCAGATACTTATCCGCAAGGATCTTCTTTTGGACCAAAAGGGATGAATGTTGATGTCCAGTCCAACCAACCCAACAAAGTTAATCCACAAGGATCAACATCTATTGTGTTGAACACGCATAGTTTTTCAGGGAATGCTGTGAATGTGCCTGAGCCTCCTCCTGTGCATAACGCTTATGGTGGTGCTCCTCAAGGTGCTCAGCAGATTCCTGTTAGCCAGACGAGTGTGAATCCAAGCGCAATGGTGAACAGAAGCCCCACGCAGCCGTTTGTTGTGGACAATGGGAACACCATGCTTTTCGTGGGGGAGTTGCACTGGTGGACGACGGATGCAGAGATTGAGAGTGTTCTTTCTCAGTATGGAAGAGTGAAAGAGATCAAGTTTTTCGACGAGAGAGTTAGTGGTAAATCCAAAGGGTATTGTCAGGTTGAGTTTTACGATTCAGCTGCTGCAGCTGCTTGCAAAGAAGGAATGAATGGGTTTGTTTTCAACGGTAAAGCATGTGTTGTAGCCTTTGCTTCTCCCGAGACGCTGAAGCAGATGGGAGCTAACTTCACTGGGAGGAACCAAGGACAAAACCAAATGCAAAACAGAAGGCCTTTGAATGAGGGAATGGGAAGaggcaacaacaacaataacaacaacaacaacatgaatACGCAAAATGGAGACGGTGGAAGAAACTTTGGGAGAGGTGGTGGGTTTGCACGTGGTGGCCAAGGAATGGGAAACCGTGGAGGTCATTGGGGTGGTGCAGCGAGAGGCAGAGGGATGAACAACATGGCTAACGGTGCTGGTGCTGGACCGTATGGCGGCCCTGGACTCGCTGGTCCAGCGTTTGGTGGTATGATGCATCCACAGGGTATGATGGGAGCTGGTGGGTTTGATCCTACATTCATGGGTCGTGGTGGTGGTTATGGAGGGTTTCCTGGTCTTGCTTACCCCGGGATGCCTCAACCTTATCCCGGTGTTAATCCAATGGGAATGGTTGGGATTGCTCCTCATGTTAATCCCGCCTTTTTCGGGGGCGCGGGGATGGGAACGATGGGTAACGCAGGGATGAACGGAGTTCATGCAGGAGGGATGTGGAACGAGGCTagtggaggaggtggtggtggtgaagaGGGTGGCTCTGAATACGGTGGGTATGAAGATGAAAaccaagagaaagaagagaagccATCACGTGAGAAAGAGCGTTCTACCACGGAACGTGACTGGTCTGAGAGCAGTGGTGGTGATAGAAGACACAAGAGTCACCGTGAGGAGAAAGATAGTCACCGCGAGTATAAGCACCGTGACTCTGAAGAGTACGATAGAGGACAGTCTTCTTCCAAGTCTCGAAGCAGATCAAGAATGTCGGAAGATGATCATAGGTCCAGGTCAAGAGATGCAGACTACGGAAAGCGAAGGCGAGGAGACTGA
- the LOC103871956 gene encoding oxysterol-binding protein-related protein 1D yields the protein MNPLCCIAPVSIDDRTNPVIAKPASNHQLGLLPSNHASKPSFSTQASWISQDQLERLSSEDVNLEGKDSTSNGGFFFGNGSVGAGVAGIMYKWTHYGKGWRARWFELEDGVLSYYKIHGPDKIVMNPAREKGVRVIGEESVRYIRKASFGGSSNKLGAGAGAGAASRPCKPFGEVHLKVSSIRASKSDDKRLTIFTGTKTLHLRCVSRENRATWVEALQVAKDLFPRVPSGDILPCEDAVVSTEKLRERLLQEGIGENLVKDCETIMLSEVSNLQNRLKVLTQKHLILLDTLRQLETEKIELETTVVDETKEHDSCCGQGRRFSDFYSVVSEVSASDSEADNESHDGADVESDEDDVPFFDTNDILSADALRSASYRSREAEGNGSIYDKDSFFSDRLQAPVRIPQYPYVRRRDNLPEPKEKEKPVGLWSIIKENIGKDLSGVCLPVYFNEPLSSLQKCFEDLEYSYLIDRALEWGKQGNELMRLLNIAAFAVSGYASTEGRQCKPFNPLLGETYEADYPDKGLRFFSEKVSHHPMIVACHCEGQGWNFWGDSNIKGKFWGRSIQLDPVGVLTLTFDDGETYQWSKVTTSIYNIILGKLYCDHYGTMRIKGGGNYSCRLKFKEQSVIDRNPRQVHGFVQDNRTGEKVAILIGKWDEAMYYVLGDPTTKPKGYDPMTEAVLLWERDKSPTKTRYNLSPFAISLNEITPGMMDKLPPTDSRLRPDQRHLENGEYEAANAEKLRLEQLQRQARRLQEKGWKPRWFEKDEEGNYRYVGGYWEAREKKDWDKITDIFKKQQQQRNSVSSSS from the exons ATGAATCCTCTTTGCTGCATTGCTCCGGTTTCAATCGATGACCGGACTAACCCGGTTATCGCCAAACCGGCGTCGAATCATCAGCTAGGTCTCCTCCCTAGCAACCACGCTTCCAAGCCCTCCTTCTCGACTCAAGCCTCGTGGATCAGCCAAGATCAGCTCGAGAGGCTCTCCTCCGAGGACGTGAATCTCGAGGGGAAAGACTCTACTTCAAACGGAGGTttcttctttggaaatggcagCGTCGGTGCTGGAGTCGCTGGGATCATGTATAAGTGGACTCACTATGGTAAAGGGTGGAGAGCTAGGTGGTTTGAGCTCGAAGACGGCGTCTTGTCGTATTACAAGATCCACGGACCTGATAAGATCGTGATGAATCCCGCTAGAGAGAAGGGAGTGAGAGTGATCGGAGAGGAGTCTGTGAGGTACATTAGGAAGGCTAGCTTCGGTGGCAGTAGCAACAAGCTTGGAGCTGGAGCTGGAGCTGGAGCTGCTTCAAGGCCTTGTAAACCTTTTGGTGAAGTACACTTAAAG gTTTCTTCGATTCGTGCGAGCAAGTCTGATGACAAGAGGCTTACTATATTCACTGGTACAAAGACTCTTCATTTACGGTGTGTGTCGAGAGAGAATAGAGCGACTTGGGTTGAGGCTTTGCAGGTGGCTAAGGATCTTTTTCCTAGAGTGCCTAGTGGCGACATTTTACCTTGTGAAGATGCGGTTGTTTCCACGGAGAAGCTGCGTGAAAGGCTATTGCAGGAAGGGATCGGTGAGAATCTAGTCAAAGATTGTGAGACCATTATGCTTTCGGAAGTTTCTAATCTGCAGAACCGGTTGAAGGTTCTCACACAGAAACACCTTATACTGCTAGATACGCTCAGACAGTTGGAG ACTGAAAAAATAGAGCTGGAAACTACTGTGGTTGATGAAACAAAGGAGCATGACTCTTGCTGTGGACAGGGAAGACGATTTAGTG ATTTCTATTCAGTCGTGTCCGAGGTATCTGCAAGCGACTCTGAGGCTGATAACGAAAGTCACGATGGAGCAGATGTTGAATCTGATGAAGACGATGTACCTTTCTTTGATACAAACGATATTTTATCAGCCGACGCACTGAGAAGCGCTTCTTACCGAAGCAGAGAAGCTGAAGGCAATGGTTCTATTTATGATAAAGACTCCTTCTTCTCTGACCGCTTGCAAGCTCCCGTTAGGATTCCGCAGTATCCATATGTGAGAAGAAGGGATAATTTACCAGAGCCAAAGGAGAAGGAAAAGCCAGTTGGATTGTGGTCGATCATCAAAGAGAACATTGGCAAAGACTTGTCTGGAGTTTGCCTCCCCGTTTATTTTAATGAGCCACTATCTTCTCTGCAGAAGTGCTTTGAGGATTTGGAGTACTCTTACTTGATAGACAGAGCACTTGAATGGGGAAAACAG GGCAATGAGTTGATGAGGCTTCTAAACATCGCAGCTTTCGCTGTATCTGGCTATGCCTCCACTGAAGGCAGACAATGCAAGCCTTTTAATCCTCTACTTGGCGAGACATATGAAGCTGATTACCCTGATAAAGGACTTCGTTTCTTTTCTGAGAAG GTGAGTCATCATCCAATGATTGTTGCTTGCCACTGTGAGGGACAAGGTTGGAACTTCTGGGGAGACTCAAATATCAAAGGAAAATTCTGGGGACGGTCCATCCAGCTTGACCCTGTTGGTGTCTTGACATTAACATTTGATGATGGTGAGACTTATCAGTGGAGCAAGGTTACCACTTCCATATACAACATCATCCTCGGGAAACTTTACTGTGATCACTATGGAACTATGCGCATCAAAGGCGGTGGCAATTACTCCTGCAGGTTGAAGTTCAAGGAGCAGTCAGTCATAGATCGAAACCCTCGTCAG GTTCATGGGTTTGTGCAAGACAATAGAACTGGGGAGAAAGTAGCTATCCTGATAGGCAAATGGGATGAGGCAATGTACTATGTGTTGGGGGATCCGACAACAAAGCCAAAGGGATACGACCCAATGACAGAAGCTGTGTTACTGTGGGAAAGAGACAAATCTCCTACGAAAACAAGATACAACCTCTCCCCTTTTGCAATCTCTCTTAATGAGATAACTCCTGGGATGATGGACAAATTGCCTCCAACGGATTCAAGATTGAGACCTGACCAAAGACACCTAGAAAACGGTGAATACGAGGCAGCAAATGCTGAGAAACTGAGACTTGAACAGCTGCAGAGACAG GCAAGGAGGCTGCAGGAGAAAGGATGGAAACCGAGATGGTTcgagaaagatgaagaagggAATTATCGGTACGTGGGAGGTTACTGGGAAGCAAGAGAGAAGAAAGATTGGGATAAGATCACTGACATTTTCAAGAAGCAGCAGCAACAGCGTAACagtgtttcatcttcttcataa
- the LOC103871955 gene encoding actin-related protein 3 isoform X1, translating into MDPTSRPAVVIDNGTGYTKMGFAGNVEPCFILPTVVASNESFLSQPKSSLKGSWAAQHNAGVAADMDFFIGDEALTKSRSSSTYNLRYPIEHGQVEDWDAMERYWQQCVFNYLRCDPEDHYFLLTESPLTPPESREYTGEILFETFNVPGLYIAVNSVLALAAGYTTSKCEMTGVVVDVGDGATRVVPVAEGYVIGSCIKTIPIAGKDVSLFIQQLMRERGENIPPEDSFDVARKVKEMYCYTCSDIVKEFNKHDKEPGKYIKQWKGVKPKTGAPYTCDVGYERFLGPEVFFNPEIYSNDFTTSLPTVIDKCIQSAPIDTRRALYKNIVLSGGSTMFKDFGRRLQRDLKKIVDARVLANNARTGGEITSQPVEVNVVSHPVQKFAVWFGGSVLSSTPEFFAWICVFLLMLQSCRTKEEYEECGASICRTNPVFKGMY; encoded by the exons ATGGATCCGACTTCTCGACCCGCTGTTGTCATCGACAATGGAACCGG GTATACAAAGATGGGCTTTGCGGGTAACGTAGAACCATGTTTCATTCTCCCGACAGTAGTTGCATCTAACGAGTCTTTCTTAAGCCAGCCCAAGAGTTCTTTAAAGGGCTCTTGGGCAGCTCAGCACAATGCTGGAGTCGCGGCGGATATGGACTTCTTTATAGGAGACGAGGCTCTCACGAAGTCACGGTCTAGTAGTACTTACAATCTTCGTTATCCGATCGAGCATGGTCAAGTTGAGGATTGGGATGCTATGGAAAGGTATTGGCAGCAGTGTGTGTTTAACTATCTGAGGTGTGATCCAGAGGATCATTACTTTCTTCTCACCGAGAGCCCTCTCACTCCTCCTGAGAGCCGAGAGTACACTGGGGAGATTCTGTTCGAGACTTTTAATGTTCCTGGGCTTTACATTGCTGTTAACTCGGTGCTTGCACTTGCAGCTGGGTACACTACATCAAAG TGTGAGATGACAGGGGTTGTAGTTGATGTTGGAGATGGGGCGACTCGTGTTGTGCCTGTTGCGGAAGGTTATGTTATTGGGAGCTGTATCAAAACAATTCCGATTGCTGGCAAAGATGTCTCCCTCTTTATCCAGCAACTCATGCGT GAAAGAGGTGAGAATATACCACCGGAAGATTCATTCGATGTTGCACGTAAAGTGAAGGAAATGTACTGCTACACTTGTTCAGACATTGTTAAG GAGTTTAACAAACACGACAAAGAACCAGGAAAGTATATTAAACAATGGAAAGGTGTTAAGCCAAAGACTGGTGCACCATACACTTGTGACGTTGGATACGAACGATTCCTTGGACCTGAG GTCTTCTTTAATCCAGAGATATACAGCAATGACTTTACAACTTCTTTACCGACTGTTATAGACAAATGTATCCAGTCTGCACCAATTGACACACGGAGAGCTTTATATAAG AACATAGTATTGTCCGGAGGCTCAACTATGTTCAAAGATTTCGGAAGAAGGTTACAAAGGGATCTCAAAAAGATTGTTGATGCTCGTGTTCTTGCTAACAACGCACGTACCGGTGGTGAAATCACG TCTCAACCAGTGGAGGTTAATGTGGTGAGCCACCCTGTCCAAAAGTTTGCTGTTTGGTTTGGAGGCTCTGTGCTTTCATCAACTCCTGAGTTTTTTGCG tggatttgtgtttttttACTTATGTTGCAGAGTTGCAGAACGAAAGAGGAGTATGAGGAATGTGGAGCAAGCATATGTCGTACTAATCCGGTGTTCAAAGGGATgtattaa
- the LOC103872200 gene encoding cytochrome P450 86B1 translates to MSEASSMSLTERIYNHLCLFDVSLALLGLFVFCCVREKLAKNPGPTTWPVFGVTPEFFFNRNDVYGWVTRCLKTCRGTFLYRGIWLGGSYGAVTCVPANVEYMLKTNFKNFPKGVFFNERFNDLLEDGIFNADHDSWKEQRRIIITEMHSTRFVEHSFQTTQDLVREKLLNVMESFEKSQEAFDLQDVLLRLTFDNICIAGLGDNPGTLGSDLPIVPFAKAFEEATESTLFRFMIPPFVWKTMRFLDVGYEKGLRKAVEVVHEFVDKMVVERICKLKEERTLGNRSDVLSRIIEIESHHHKKSDEKDPSIVKFFRQFCTSFILAGRDTSSVALTWFFWVIQRHPEVENKIISEVREILRQRGDHRTSLFTVKELNDMVYLQAALSETMRLYPPIPMEMKQATEDDVFPDGTFLSKGSRVYFAIYAMGRMESIWGKDCEVFRPERWIQAGSFVSDDQFKYVVFNAGPRLCLGKTFAYLQMKTVAASVLLRYSVKVDPDHVVVPRVTTTLYMKHGLKVTISPRSLEEKR, encoded by the coding sequence ATGTCTGAAGCCTCTTCCATGTCCTTAACAGAGAGAATTTACAATCACCTTTGTCTCTTCGATGTCTCTCTCGCGTTGTTAGGACTCTTCGTTTTCTGTTGCGTGCGTGAGAAGTTAGCCAAGAATCCAGGTCCAACGACATGGCCAGTGTTCGGAGTCACTCCAGAGTTCTTCTTTAACAGGAACGATGTCTACGGTTGGGTCACAAGGTGTTTAAAAACATGTCGAGGTACTTTCCTTTACCGCGGAATCTGGCTCGGTGGTTCTTACGGAGCAGTGACTTGCGTACCCGCTAACGTCGAGTACATGCTCAAGACCAACTTCAAGAACTTCCCCAAAGGCGTCTTCTTCAACGAAAGATTCAACGATCTCCTCGAGGACGGTATCTTTAACGCCGATCACGATTCTTGGAAGGAGCAAAGACGGATCATCATAACCGAGATGCATTCGACTCGGTTTGTGGAGCATTCTTTTCAGACAACGCAGGATCTGGTGAGGGAGAAGCTGTTGAATGTGATGGAGAGTTTTGAAAAGTCACAAGAGGCTTTTGATCTTCAAGATGTGCTCTTGCGTTTGACGTTTGACAACATCTGCATCGCTGGTCTTGGCGATAACCCTGGAACACTTGGTTCTGATCTTCCTATTGTCCCATTTGCTAAAGCGTTTGAAGAAGCAACGGAGTCTACTCTTTTTAGGTTCATGATTCCTCCTTTTGTGTGGAAGACTATGAGGTTCTTGGACGTTGGGTATGAGAAAGGTCTGAGGAAAGCTGTTGAGGTGGTTCATGAGTTTGTAGACAAGATGGTCGTGGAGCGTATCTGCAAGCTCAAGGAGGAAAGAACGTTAGGGAACAGATCAGATGTACTCTCGAGAATCATCGAGATAGAAAGTCATCATCACAAGAAGAGTGATGAGAAAGATCCTTCCATAGTTAAATTCTTCAGACAGTTCTGCACTAGTTTCATCTTAGCTGGGAGAGACACGAGTTCAGTTGCACTAACATGGTTCTTTTGGGTGATACAGAGACACCCTGAAGTTGAAAACAAAATCATCAGCGAGGTCAGGGAGATTTTGAGACAGAGAGGAGACCATCGAACTAGTCTCTTCACGGTCAAGGAGCTTAACGACATGGTGTATCTACAAGCAGCACTCTCGGAGACCATGAGGCTTTACCCTCCAATCCCTATGGAGATGAAACAAGCCACTGAAGACGATGTTTTCCCTGATGGGACGTTTCTAAGTAAAGGCTCGCGAGTTTACTTTGCGATTTACGCTATGGGAAGGATGGAATCAATATGGGGGAAAGACTGTGAGGTGTTTAGACCAGAGAGATGGATACAAGCAGGGAGTTTCGTGAGTGATGACCAGTTTAAATACGTTGTGTTTAATGCTGGCCCAAGGCTTTGTTTAGGGAAGACATTTGCTTACTTGCAGATGAAGACAGTAGCTGCTTCTGTATTGTTGAGGTACTCGGTGAAGGTTGATCCAGATCATGTTGTTGTCCCTAGAGTAACGACGACTTTGTACATGAAGCATGGTCTCAAGGTGACAATCTCGCCAAGGTCGCTGGAAGAGAAAAGGTAA
- the LOC103871955 gene encoding actin-related protein 3 isoform X2, which produces MDPTSRPAVVIDNGTGYTKMGFAGNVEPCFILPTVVASNESFLSQPKSSLKGSWAAQHNAGVAADMDFFIGDEALTKSRSSSTYNLRYPIEHGQVEDWDAMERYWQQCVFNYLRCDPEDHYFLLTESPLTPPESREYTGEILFETFNVPGLYIAVNSVLALAAGYTTSKCEMTGVVVDVGDGATRVVPVAEGYVIGSCIKTIPIAGKDVSLFIQQLMRERGENIPPEDSFDVARKVKEMYCYTCSDIVKEFNKHDKEPGKYIKQWKGVKPKTGAPYTCDVGYERFLGPEVFFNPEIYSNDFTTSLPTVIDKCIQSAPIDTRRALYKNIVLSGGSTMFKDFGRRLQRDLKKIVDARVLANNARTGGEITSQPVEVNVVSHPVQKFAVWFGGSVLSSTPEFFASCRTKEEYEECGASICRTNPVFKGMY; this is translated from the exons ATGGATCCGACTTCTCGACCCGCTGTTGTCATCGACAATGGAACCGG GTATACAAAGATGGGCTTTGCGGGTAACGTAGAACCATGTTTCATTCTCCCGACAGTAGTTGCATCTAACGAGTCTTTCTTAAGCCAGCCCAAGAGTTCTTTAAAGGGCTCTTGGGCAGCTCAGCACAATGCTGGAGTCGCGGCGGATATGGACTTCTTTATAGGAGACGAGGCTCTCACGAAGTCACGGTCTAGTAGTACTTACAATCTTCGTTATCCGATCGAGCATGGTCAAGTTGAGGATTGGGATGCTATGGAAAGGTATTGGCAGCAGTGTGTGTTTAACTATCTGAGGTGTGATCCAGAGGATCATTACTTTCTTCTCACCGAGAGCCCTCTCACTCCTCCTGAGAGCCGAGAGTACACTGGGGAGATTCTGTTCGAGACTTTTAATGTTCCTGGGCTTTACATTGCTGTTAACTCGGTGCTTGCACTTGCAGCTGGGTACACTACATCAAAG TGTGAGATGACAGGGGTTGTAGTTGATGTTGGAGATGGGGCGACTCGTGTTGTGCCTGTTGCGGAAGGTTATGTTATTGGGAGCTGTATCAAAACAATTCCGATTGCTGGCAAAGATGTCTCCCTCTTTATCCAGCAACTCATGCGT GAAAGAGGTGAGAATATACCACCGGAAGATTCATTCGATGTTGCACGTAAAGTGAAGGAAATGTACTGCTACACTTGTTCAGACATTGTTAAG GAGTTTAACAAACACGACAAAGAACCAGGAAAGTATATTAAACAATGGAAAGGTGTTAAGCCAAAGACTGGTGCACCATACACTTGTGACGTTGGATACGAACGATTCCTTGGACCTGAG GTCTTCTTTAATCCAGAGATATACAGCAATGACTTTACAACTTCTTTACCGACTGTTATAGACAAATGTATCCAGTCTGCACCAATTGACACACGGAGAGCTTTATATAAG AACATAGTATTGTCCGGAGGCTCAACTATGTTCAAAGATTTCGGAAGAAGGTTACAAAGGGATCTCAAAAAGATTGTTGATGCTCGTGTTCTTGCTAACAACGCACGTACCGGTGGTGAAATCACG TCTCAACCAGTGGAGGTTAATGTGGTGAGCCACCCTGTCCAAAAGTTTGCTGTTTGGTTTGGAGGCTCTGTGCTTTCATCAACTCCTGAGTTTTTTGCG AGTTGCAGAACGAAAGAGGAGTATGAGGAATGTGGAGCAAGCATATGTCGTACTAATCCGGTGTTCAAAGGGATgtattaa